The DNA sequence TTCTGAGAGAGAACCTAATTATGAGATATTAAGTctctcattattatgagaatTTGTTAGattaaattattgttaaatTATACGGCTGTCTccgaaacaaacaaacaaacaaacacatttctaCAGTTCAGTTTCTCTGCATTTTCAGACAGGCACTTTATTggtgcttttccactgcatggtgcggcacggtacggttcagtacggctcacttttgAGGGGTTTTCCACTGtgtacagtacctggtactttttttagtaccaccgCTCCGActttgaagacactgattagcatgctcaggagtgtttgattagggttagagctaaactctgcaggaaagtggatctcgtgagccagatttgaggatccctgtcCTGCAGTATATGAAACAACAGGTTCTGAAAAGGTGTCTTTTGGTTTGCGCCATTCCAGTTCAGTTGAGTGACTAAAGAAGGGCCAGTCAATGTTAGTATTTCTCCTAGCTGCATTACAGGGCTGCCTACACAAAACCTGCATGGGcccaaaggtacaaaagttgctCTGGACCCACACTGGGTCATCATGGGGTTAATGTGGACAGTCCGCTAGTGTGGTCTGCTCACAGAGAGCCTGCGGTGAGCCCAAAGCTGTGGCCCTCGCCTGCACTGGGCCTGTTTAGGTTTGGTGTGGGCTGGTCCGAGCACACTGTGCCCACAAACAGCCAGCATGGACCCCGCAGTGACATGTTTGCAGGGTCTGGGGTCTAAAAGGTGTTAAAACCCACACTGCTTCTGTATGCTTTGCAGACTTAGTGTATTAGAGATGTGCAGGATTACTAATGTCTTTATAATACTCTATACATGGCTAAACATGACTAAGCATAAGTGCAGGGGGCTGACCCTTCTCTTATCTGATCACTGAAAGCTATACGAATGTGTGGACTTCCTGACTTCtttctccttttcttttctcGCATCTATCTATTGCTTGTTTGTATTTCAAAGGTAGACTTATATTACTCAAATGTGGTAACTCAGATTCATTACTCAGATTGGTAAATCTATAGAttgataaaatgtatttttactctGAACTTAAACGTCTGACTCGGACCTGATTTGCATCgctgtatttttttgtgaaacttGTATCTGGTGAAGATCAGGTTAGCTTTTGGCATTACATACTCCCCAAACTTATCATAGTATGTCTGTAGTTTTTTGGATTCGTCAGCTGTTACTGTCCACATATTGTAAACATTCACTCTTTTTCGCCTACCCAAAGAAGCAGATAGCTGCACTTAGTTGGACATGTTTTCCAGCGGCCCGGAGAACATGAGCTGAACGTGCTGGTGAAATCTCCCAATCCATCCTCGGCGTAGGAACCCCTGCTAGAGACGTTCAGCAGGTGCAGAGTTGATGAGAGTCCAGGAACCGGGTTGGGATCCGCGGGTCTATATAAATCTGCTTTAGCTACATCAGGTTCCTCATTCCTGGTCCTGGAGAACCGCTTTACAactctaattaaacacacctgaatcatCTAATCCAGGTCTTTGAGTTTCAGCCAGGTGTGTGAATGAGGAACCCTGCTTCACATAAAATCATTGAAATAAACTCTGAATCAATGACACTAACAGTGCACTTGTAGATGGTGCAGCAGCTATAGCAAACCTTTATGCGAAAGGAAAAAGTTGAGTTTCAGTTGTAGAAAGCCAGTTAAAGAAAGAAGCGGAACTGTGATCTGAATGTGTGAGAATTCACAGCGTCATCCGTCCAAACTGGGTTCAGAGATGATCTCAGATCTGTGTGGGTTAAACCAGTGCGGTCAAACTAACTGAGTTTCCACGGCCAGCAGCGACACACTTCTGAAACACTAGAACACAAACCACGACACAAAGAGACACAAGATGACCATCAGAGATGAGACGGAAAataatgtgtgtctgtgtgttgatATGATTCAGTTACGTCTCATACAAATGTGTGTGAAGACTCTCTGCTTGATCAAGCTGGAgctgaatattaattatttcaaactACATTAAAAACGGTTTAATTCATTTTCTAAAAGTGAGTCATGGATAGTGGAAACCTTTTCAGCATCAAACCAGTTTTGTGATTAATAACTGAATGATTGTATTTCTAGAATTTAACGGAATGCAGGACAGGGGCGGCTCTAGACCACAGTAACTGGGGGCCAGACAGGGGCCACTTGTGCTTTTAGGGGgcacaatattaaaattcatcTTAACCTACTTTAAGTagtattcattcagtcatttttcaccatgttATGTATCACTGCAATCTCTAAAAGTAATCtataacaatttcaactaaaatgaatgtttcatcatgtttcatttatttgacaaataatgtAGTATTGTAGTGTCAGGGGcatcatgcactcattatttttgagggggcacgagtgAAGGGTTATACCACTGTAaaccactgtataactgatataggcttTTATAGAAAGGCTGATATAGAACATTTTTATGGTTTCCACTACtaataccattacaaaccatcaacttttaaccattaaaaaatggttttctgaagtgtgttttgggacatattccattaggatttattagttttaacaagccaccaatagaaggcaACCAATTACCAGCAGAGACCCAcagggtccattacagtttccagtaaaaccaatacaagtcccattatataaccagtaaaaacattactaattttgtaatggtgtctattgtttttgttttttttgtcagcagggttttattattattattattatttttattcgaTAGGCTATATCtccaaaatatatcatgaaatatctcgattctcaaatatgtgtatgtaaatgctttttgcacctttatagattgtTATTTGGTCTATAATGGGCGATgggcaaagtagcctaatactGTAATCTATAACTCTGCATAAAAGCCCTTCTTTTTACTTAAAAgtaccagatatgggtgtcatgcaaTAAAATACTTTGAATATGACTgtgtatttaatgtgaatttaataaaaacactgtaaGTTAATTAGcctataacactttcattgtagaaaaagagagcaaagaacattttcacttcagtccagcgagttcaaacactctcaaaaactgccataataatctctaaagctgtttacactgtgaaattaatatcttacttacattcgtacatcttcactttgttgtttctgatgagagaattaaTGTCAGTCAGAGAATTCAGTCAGCGCGCGGTGATGAAACAGCACTGATTGGTCCTTGCATTCATAAACAAAATCACATACGATTCTGTGCCAGccagcgaacgcagatttgaatttagcagctggtgatgtttttcttttttttatatgtagtttACCGGACAAACTGcgcatttcacccaaaattgtttGCTGTGATATGATTCTAAGTTTAGGGGGGCCAAAGGGGAGGCCAATTTTTTTGCCCCCCACCCCCTACTGAAAGAGGTGAAACTAACAGTAATGCACTTGTGCAAAAGTATCTCCTATAGATTGTGTTCAGATCAAATCTGGTCAACAATACGCAGTTCTGACAAGTTTCACAAAATGTATAGCAGCACTTCTCCATTACACTCAGGCATCGTGTCACTAAACAGCAACTTTAGCACAATTTTAAACACTCAGTCCGTCAGAGGATCAGAGGAAGTGAACGAACACAGGAAGAGCTGATCgtatttaaagaaagagttGAGAGCATATAATGAAGAGGaagactgacagaaagagaagatgGCTGATGAGTGTGATCTGTGTCTGCTGGGACTCATCTTTCTATCTTCACTTCTCTCAGGTAAAGAAATCTGTCTTTTCTCTACAAGACATTTAGTTTAATTAGTCTGAGAAAGAGTTCATTTCAACATGATCAGTTTATTCTTGTGTTACATAAAGAACATACTGGATTATTCCTGAATGAACTAAAACTAGACCGTTTCACTCTCAAACATCTGATGCTGAATTATCTTCATATCAagagtgtgtttgtgatttCAGCAGCTCTCTGATAAAGAAAAATAGCTTCTTCTGGAGAGTGTGTTGTTCACATTAAGTGAGGAAACAACACTGTGTGATCTGAATCTTCTGCTTTTCATGCTGCTGTGTTAGAGgttatcatttattaatatataatatgatgaTCACTCAGATGTTCTTGTGTTTCAGGTTCCAGTGAAGTGAATGATGCTCATGTGTTCATCAGTTCTGGTCAAAATGTCCGTCTGTCCTGTAATAATGCTCTTCATGACTGCAGATCAACTACATGGAACTATAACAGATTCAGTCATTCAGCAGCAGTTGAACTGATTAATTCAGGGATAAAGAAgaaagacacagagagacatGAGAGACTGAGTCTGGGGTCTGACTGCTCTCTGAACATCAACAACATCACAGAAGAAGATTATGGACTTTACACCTGCAGACAATATgtgaataaacaaaaacaaggaACTGATGCTcgtgtgtttctgcatgttcttcATGGTAAGTTTATGATTATATGATCAATTTAAAAAGGGTAAGTTGTTGATTTAAACTCTGATGATGATTGAagagtgtgtgatgtgtgtgttattctgtgtttcagtctcttcatcttcatcatcctcacaGACTGAGATCAGTGCAGGCCGCTCTGTGACTCTCTTCTGTCAGctgtattcatattcatatgcTGGAGTCTCTTGTGATGATTGGATCCGTTCTGAGGGAATTGAGCTGTTCTGGGTGAATCAGGCTGGTGTTAAACTGAAGATATCAGACTCCAGATATCAGATATCAGCATCAGATCACTGTAACATCACTCTGACTACAACACTCCTGAATGAAGATCACAACAGAGAGTGGAGATGCAGTGTTACTCACAGAGATCGAGTCCAGAGCTCAGTCACATATACTGTCAAGAGTTCAGGTCAGAAAACAATCTCATGATCAGTTACTGAAGAGTCTCTGTTAGATCTGATAATATAATGATGCTAGAGTTATCTTGTGTGTTTACTAATTAAAACATGATAATCATATTCTACAGTTTGATTAATCTGAACTAACATTCATCGTCACAGCTCGAGATGATCCAGCGTCACCAGTGATTCCAGTCCACAACACAAAATCAACTACAACGACACCAATACGACACCAATAACTTCTACACAAGGTACAGACAAACAATGATCTTTCACTGTTCTGAGTTTCACTGGATCCTCTCTTGTTCATGTTAATAAATGCATGTAATCACAATGACTAAATGACAGTGAAAATGACAATGAGAGAGAAACCAGGGTTACAGGCTTCAGAAGCACATTATCATTCAACACACAGCGTGTAATGGGAGTAAAACAGTCTTTACAGACAGATTGATAAAAAactttcataaaattatttcagaGTAATTAACAGAGTAATTAGGTTAATATTAACCTAGATGACATTAAATTAACAGCTGTCTAATGCTTAAATATGTAACTctcaaaacaataataacatccTATAATACAGTGTTCAGTGAAGAAACTGATCACTGATCAGACTGTCTGATTCTGTATGAGCTTCGACTGATAACGAGAACTGCTGAAACAAACACACGAGTCAAACAGGGACGAATTCTTATTACttcaatgcttttttttttttttcaatatgtgGTGTATATGAACTAAAAATACATGCTTTATTTGTACAGAAAGTGAGTATTCATTAAACACCCCAAACTCTGAGAGGACTGCAGCTGCACACACACCTGTATTTACTGAACAACAAGGTATGCatgtatttctttattatttcagTGCTTTACAGTGCCAGCTACAGATCAAGAGCTTATCAAACATTATTGAATGTGTTGACCTCAATCATTTGCTTTCCTCACATATAAAACCTGATGCAAATACATTCTTTAGTTGTATATATCTATGATAGAATTGAGGGGTTGAgcgtaaatgtttaaattataaaCATACAAAGTCATTCCATGTTAGCGCCATAATTGATTGTGATGAAGTAGATATCCCGCTgggtacaacacacacacacacacacacagctgactTCCCCTCCCCGCTGTTTGGTTGCCAGCCGAGCGGGTGAAACAGCCCATGGACAGTTTCACACAATACATTACTCTGTTCCAGATTCATCCCGATCATACATACTACATGCATTGTCTTGTCTGTCATGTATTTCGTGTTTGTTTGTCATGAGTGTTTGGCGTGGTCAGTCTTGCTGGGGACGCCGGGAAAAAACAGAGCGATTGAGCGTCAACCGCTTATTACATCATGGAAACCAGTGTTTAATGTGTTGAAGACTGACGAATACAAAAGAGAAACGTAGTCATGTGtattattggttttattttgtgtttattatgtTGAAATTACGTTTGTGTTCATAAAATATGTCTATTGTGTTTATGTACGGAGGTTATTAGAAAAtgtagtgttttaaaaatggtaCGTCTAAAGAAGGGGCGGAGTCTGGCCTATAAAAAGGGAGGCCAGACTCACATTTATCACTTGTTAACCAAGTCGAATGCGAGCGTGCAACAGTAGTGCCGTGAGCAAACACCCAGCAAAGCGAGTATATTGAAGATACCCTTTGTATATAtatgtttcatatttattttccagtttgttgtttctttgctactttgtattttttttagggtgttttggTGATTACACTGTGTATATTTCTTCACGCCATCAATCGTGAACTTTTGTACCTGCGGTACTGTAAATAAACTACACCTTGCACGAAAGTGCTTCTGTGGGTAGAGCCATCATTTTACATCTCTTACGGACACTTTCCACGTCCCAAGCGAGTTGGTGGTTCTCGCGGTATCACACTGATATAAACTGATAACTGATATTATTCTGGACTACAGCAGCttgtgaaataaatgtcttAATGCTGTCTTCTTTCACTAATGTATGATTTTTCTATTTCCATTTTGTTTTAACAGCTGTAACGTCAGCTACAGCAACAACACTGAATCCAGACACTGCACCAATCTCTCCGAAAGGTGTGTTTATACATCTTCCTCATTTCAGACTCTGAATTCACACTAGAATCAGTATCTAAACGTTCTGAATCCTCATTTCAGACTCTGAATTCACACTAGAATCAGTATCTAAACTATCTGAATCCTCATTTCAGACTCTGAATTCACACTAGAATCAGTATCTAAACGTTCTGAATCCTCATTTCAGACTCTGAATTCATACTAAAATCAGTATCTAAACGTACTGAATCCTCTCTGAGTTATTAGAGCATCTGATCACAAACTTTACCTCACGCCACGCTTCATCTGAAATCTACATCAGATTCTCATTTCATTCTCTCGTGCATCACCTACAATCCTTAAACATGAAAACTAATACTGTTATGTGAAAAGATATTCTATTAAATGTCAAAGAGACATCATTCATATCCAGAAGATCCTAAACAATCATGTCTATAATTATTAGGTATAGTCTATAAATTAAGGTTCAGTCTGTTAGTGTTCAGATGACTTTCAGCTCAAATAAACAACTCTCTGGAAAACTTGATACTGATTGGTCAGTTGTAGCATTCAGTCATCAGATATCCCCTAATATTCACCGTTGTCCACGGCAACACTGTATATCAGACACCGGCCTGATTATTAGCAGCACTGAAACCAGCATTACTTTCATACAAACACAACCTGACCATCATGTGTCTCAGTTATAGACTGTAGTGAAGACGACCTCCGAGAACGTCAGGATTAATAATGCTGTAATATTGATGCAGTGTTCACAATGTTGTAATTAACTTTTTACATATAGACTTCATAGCTACTGAACTGTGAATGA is a window from the Onychostoma macrolepis isolate SWU-2019 chromosome 03, ASM1243209v1, whole genome shotgun sequence genome containing:
- the LOC131536903 gene encoding uncharacterized protein LOC131536903, encoding MADECDLCLLGLIFLSSLLSGSSEVNDAHVFISSGQNVRLSCNNALHDCRSTTWNYNRFSHSAAVELINSGIKKKDTERHERLSLGSDCSLNINNITEEDYGLYTCRQYVNKQKQGTDARVFLHVLHVSSSSSSSQTEISAGRSVTLFCQLYSYSYAGVSCDDWIRSEGIELFWVNQAGVKLKISDSRYQISASDHCNITLTTTLLNEDHNREWRCSVTHRDRVQSSVTYTVKSSARDDPASPVIPVHNTKSTTTTPIRHQ